The window ATTCCCGACTGTAATGCCTTGGCTGCGCTCCAGAGGCTCAATTACGAACCGGCTGAAATAACTCTGATCGTCACCAATCGAAGATTCAACGCACTCAACCTGAAACTGTGCCACTGATGTGACCTCCCTTGCCTCGTCAGTATTCTGATGCGCTCTGTACTAAACCCGTCGCCGCTTAGGCGGACGACATCCGTTGTGAGGAATGGGCGTCACGTCACGAATCAACGTAATTTCCAATCCTGCTCCCTGCAGAGCTCGAATGGCTGTTTCCCTACCTGCTCCAGGCCCACTGACCATGACTTCAATCTGGCGCATCCCCTGATCCATCGCTCGGCGCGCAGCGCTATCCGCAGCCGTTTGAGCTGCAAATGGAGTTCCTTTCTTAGCTCCTTTGAAGCCGCTGGCTCCTGCAGAAGACCAAGAAACGGTTTCACCATTCGTATCAGTGATGGTCACAATCGTGTTGTTGAACGTAGACTGAATATGAGCCACGCCACTCGGCACATTCTTCTTTGTTTTACGCCCGCCTGACTTTCTAGTTGGTTTAGCCATTTAACTGCCTGCTGTCTGCTCTCACTCTGCCATGACTAAACTGATGCAGCCCAGCATAAGCGTCTAGAAAACAAGACGACGTGCTGGAATACATCAGCAAATACGTTACTTCTTAGGTGCTTTCTTCTTGCCTGCGACGGTACGTCGTCCACCTCGACGAGTACGACCGTTGGTACGAGTGCGCTGCCCTCTAACAGGCAACCCTGCCCGATGGCGGCGACCCCGATAGCACCCGATGTCCATCAGGCGCTTGATATTCATACCTTCCCAACGACGCAGATCACCCTCGATCTGATAATCGTTTTCAACTGAATCCCGCAACTTAGCGACGTCTGAATCACTCAGCTCTCGAACCCGAGTGTCTGGATTAACACCCGTTTTCTGAAGAATCGCTTGGGAGCGGCTCAGCCCAATACCATAGATATAAGTTAGACCAATTTCAACCCGCTTATCCCTTGGCAGGTCAACGCCAGCAATCCGTGCCACTGCCTATTCTCTCTCCTAAACCTCACTTTAGCGATGCAACTTTAGCCCTTCATCAAGGTAAAGCCGATTGTCTCTTAAGACTCTCAAGACACTAGTTCCCACTCAAATCGCAACCTATAAGGTGATTATCCTTGTCGTTGCTTATGCTTGGGGTTCGAACAAATCACCATTACCCGCCCTTTACGGCGGATAACGCGACATTTATCGCACATTTTCCGGACGGATGCGCGGACTTTCATGCGCCTCAACCCTGGACTCCACTACAGAATTGCGATTCTAGCAAAGTTTTAGGAACCCTGTCAAACATATTAAAAACCCCACCCCTATGCTGAGAAGAGGTGGGGAAATATCACAATTCTAGAGGCTTAAAAGTTTAGGTGCATAGATGCTGTTAATGAAATTAACTGCCTCGCTTAAGGGCGGCCTCAACCTGCCTAAACTCTTGCTCTAAGCGCTGCTTCAGTTTGTCTGGAACAGGTCGATTTGGGTAAGAGCTGTAGTGACCTGCCAAAGCATTTAATGCCGTGCGGATAGTTGTAAAGGAACTCAGGTTAGTAACGGTGCTGTCTCGACGGTAGCGAGAGGCGAAGTCATTGATTAAATTGCGAGCATTCGCTTCTTCCATAGCCTTGTCAGGCGCATCGTTTGGAAGATTGATAGCTGTTCTTAAGCTATCGATAACGGTAAGCGTGTCTTGGCGATAGTCACCGGTCATTTGGCCACTGACGCCGGCATTGCTGCAACCTGCAAGACCGATCACAACAACCAACACTAAAGAAAATAAGCGAGTTAATAGCTGTCTCATGGGCACCTACCCGGTTACAAACAGTGAGGCCAAACCTAAAGGGGTTGTTCAGGCCATATTACCGTGTTGCGTACGCCCGATGTTGCGTTTCAAAAATTCAGTTTCAATATTAATACTCTGCTGCTGCTGGTGAGTACAGCCCCTCAGGGCGAGCCTACTTGGATATCTGGAGATGGGCTGACGACTGGATTGCCATGCGAGTGTGGTGATGCCGGAGCAGTTGCATCGGGGCAGTTACATTGAGATATTAACGCAGAAGCCGTTTGCTAAAGCGATGGCACGCAGTCGGAATGATGTGCGAAGATTTTTCTAGATTTGAATCCCCGGTAAACCAATGGGGATAAAGTGGATTAACTGGGCTTTCCGATAAATTTGGTAAGATTCCGGCATATCTTGATAAATATCTAGATACATAAGTTTGCTATGACGTCTCATACGCGCGCTCAACTCGACTCGGAAAAACGAAGTTTCTATTATTTTGCTTATGGGTCTTGCATGTGCCCAGTAGACCTGAAGCGATCGCTGGGGGAAAGCACGCATCATTATGTCGTTGGGCCAGCGACGTTGCCAGGCTATCGTTTAGGCTTTTTTCGACGATCTGAGCGCCGCAATTGTGGCGTGCTGGATGTGGTCAAAGATCCGAATCACTCTGTGGAAGGGGTGCTGTATCGCCTGCCCCATCGTCTGAGTGGTTTGTTAGATCAGCGGGAAGTTGGCTATCGCCATGAATCTGTTACAGTATCTTGCCAAGGTAAGGGATACAGGCGGACTCGCACCTACACCGTGAAAGACAAGCTGACTCAAGAAATTGCCCCGAATGACTGGTACTTCAATGTGGTGCTGCGGGGGGCGTATACCTGTGGTTTGCCCGAACAATATTGCTGGAAGTTGTTTCACCACATGCACTACTTGCAGCGCACACAATTAGCTGACGCTTACCCTGAAACGGCTTAGAGATCTGCAGGCAGCAGGTTTACGGTTGGAAGCTTCGGCGGCTTTCTTGAAAAGTCGGATCGAGCAAATTGCCTGAGGCTACTGCGCTATATGGCGGTTTACATTCGGATAAAGTACACCTCAACCCCAACCCCTAGGCCCTGTCTTGACCCAGATATACTGGACTCGACTGAGTAGGGCTATAAATGCACTGGGTGCTGCCCATAGAAGGGTAAGACTGTATGCCAGTCTGGGCGATCACCTGCTGCCCACTGAATTTTTGCCAAGGCGAGTACGCCTGTGACCGAGGCCGCTAGTCCTCCCTCTGCAGTAATCAATTGATAGGGGAGAGGCCATGATTGCAAGCACGTTTCCCAGTCTGCTTGAGTATGAATTGCCTCTGCCAGGGCAACGGTGAGGCCGGTTT is drawn from Leptolyngbya sp. SIO1E4 and contains these coding sequences:
- the rpmJ gene encoding 50S ribosomal protein L36, with product MKVRASVRKMCDKCRVIRRKGRVMVICSNPKHKQRQG
- the rpsK gene encoding 30S ribosomal protein S11, encoding MAKPTRKSGGRKTKKNVPSGVAHIQSTFNNTIVTITDTNGETVSWSSAGASGFKGAKKGTPFAAQTAADSAARRAMDQGMRQIEVMVSGPGAGRETAIRALQGAGLEITLIRDVTPIPHNGCRPPKRRRV
- a CDS encoding gamma-glutamylcyclotransferase gives rise to the protein MTSHTRAQLDSEKRSFYYFAYGSCMCPVDLKRSLGESTHHYVVGPATLPGYRLGFFRRSERRNCGVLDVVKDPNHSVEGVLYRLPHRLSGLLDQREVGYRHESVTVSCQGKGYRRTRTYTVKDKLTQEIAPNDWYFNVVLRGAYTCGLPEQYCWKLFHHMHYLQRTQLADAYPETA
- the psb27 gene encoding photosystem II protein Psb27, giving the protein MRQLLTRLFSLVLVVVIGLAGCSNAGVSGQMTGDYRQDTLTVIDSLRTAINLPNDAPDKAMEEANARNLINDFASRYRRDSTVTNLSSFTTIRTALNALAGHYSSYPNRPVPDKLKQRLEQEFRQVEAALKRGS
- the rpsM gene encoding 30S ribosomal protein S13 gives rise to the protein MARIAGVDLPRDKRVEIGLTYIYGIGLSRSQAILQKTGVNPDTRVRELSDSDVAKLRDSVENDYQIEGDLRRWEGMNIKRLMDIGCYRGRRHRAGLPVRGQRTRTNGRTRRGGRRTVAGKKKAPKK